From one Streptomyces spiramyceticus genomic stretch:
- a CDS encoding ABC transporter ATP-binding protein, which yields MASAADQGWARRLAGYAWRYRRNVVLALGSSLGGMAVMALVPLITKIVIDDVIGDHSRSLAVWTGLLIAAAVVVYVLTYIRRYYGGRLALDVQHDLRTEMYGTISRLDGRRQDELSTGQVVGRATSDLQLIQSLLFMLPMTIGNFLLFLISLVIMAWLSPLLTLVALAVAPALWFIAKLSRVRLFPATWYAQGQAAAVAGVVDGAVSGVRVVKGFGQEDQETGKLREVSRRLFAGRMRTVRLNSRYTPALQAVPALGQVAMLALGGWLATRGEITLGTFVAFSAYLAQLVGPVRMLAMVLTVAQQARAGVERVLELIDTEPSIADGTKELPADAEATVEFDDVSFGYDDERPVLDGFSLEIRSGETVAVVGSSGSGKSTISLLLPRFYDVSRGAVLVGGHDVRELTLDSLRAAIGLVPEDSFLFSDTVRANIAYGCPDATDEQIETAARAAQADRFISELPAGYDTTVGEHGLTLSGGQRQRIALARAILTDPRLLLLDDATSAVDARVEHEIHEALKSVMAGRTTLLIAHRRSTLNLADRIAVLDGGRLADIGTHDELQQRSALYRRLLTDPDELGGVSPGHTLLKAPEPAEDRTVQAELDAEFDAERGITPDLWVRDESSPDKATDHAPGMPATPELLAQVDALPPADDVPAVDEARAVQPEESYGLRRLLRGFGLPLLFSLLLVALDAGMGLLLPILIRHGIDEGVTQLALGAVWTAAGLALLSVVVQWAAQTGEIRMTGRTGERVLYALRLKIFAQLQRLGLDYYERELTGRIMTRMTTDVDALSTFLQTGLVTAFVSLVTFFGIMAALVVIDVQLALVVFATLPVLVIGTYFFRKKSVAAYELARDRVGLVNADLQESVSGLRIVQAFRRERTGAVRFAERSASYRQARVRGQWLISVYFPFVQLLSSVAAAAVLIVGAGRVDAGTLTTGALVAYLLYIDLFFAPVQQLSQVFDGYQQATVSLRRIQELLQEPTSTGDADRPKAVPSLRGEIAFEDVHFTYVKEGVGDEEEALTGIDLRIPAGQSVAFVGETGAGKSTLVKLVARFYDPTKGRITADGADLRDLDITAYRHRLGVVPQEAYLFAGTVRDAIAYGRPEATDAEVEAAARAVGAHDMIATLDGGYLHEVAERGRNLSAGQRQLIALARAELVDPDVLLLDEATAALDLATEAQVNQATDSLTGRRTTLVVAHRLTTAARADRVVVMDHGRVVEDGTHDELLALDGTYARLWRTFVGEDEPAAV from the coding sequence GTGGCGTCGGCGGCAGATCAAGGGTGGGCACGGCGGCTGGCCGGGTACGCCTGGCGGTACCGGCGCAATGTCGTCCTCGCGCTCGGGTCGTCGCTCGGCGGCATGGCGGTCATGGCCCTCGTGCCGCTGATCACCAAGATCGTCATCGACGACGTCATCGGTGACCATTCGCGCTCGCTCGCCGTCTGGACCGGGCTCCTGATAGCCGCAGCCGTCGTCGTGTACGTCCTCACGTACATCCGCCGCTACTACGGCGGCCGCCTCGCCCTCGACGTCCAGCACGACCTCCGTACCGAGATGTACGGGACGATCAGCCGGCTCGACGGGAGACGGCAGGACGAGCTGTCCACCGGGCAGGTCGTCGGCCGCGCCACCAGCGACCTTCAGCTGATCCAGAGCCTGCTCTTCATGCTGCCCATGACCATCGGCAACTTCCTGCTCTTCCTGATCTCCCTCGTGATCATGGCGTGGCTTTCGCCGCTGCTCACCCTGGTCGCGCTCGCCGTCGCCCCCGCCCTGTGGTTCATCGCCAAGCTGAGTCGCGTCCGGCTCTTCCCCGCCACCTGGTACGCCCAGGGGCAGGCCGCCGCCGTCGCGGGCGTCGTCGACGGCGCCGTGTCCGGCGTACGCGTCGTCAAGGGCTTCGGGCAGGAGGACCAGGAGACCGGCAAGCTGCGCGAGGTCAGCCGGCGGCTCTTCGCCGGGCGGATGCGCACCGTCAGACTGAATTCCCGGTACACCCCGGCCCTCCAGGCCGTGCCCGCCCTGGGGCAAGTGGCGATGCTGGCGCTCGGCGGCTGGCTGGCCACGCGCGGCGAGATCACTCTCGGTACGTTCGTCGCCTTCTCCGCCTACCTTGCACAGCTCGTCGGGCCGGTCCGGATGCTGGCCATGGTGCTCACCGTCGCGCAGCAGGCGAGGGCCGGTGTCGAGCGCGTACTGGAGCTGATCGACACCGAGCCGTCCATCGCGGACGGCACCAAGGAACTTCCGGCCGATGCCGAGGCGACCGTCGAGTTCGACGACGTTAGCTTCGGTTACGACGACGAGCGGCCCGTACTCGACGGCTTCTCGCTGGAGATCCGGTCCGGCGAGACCGTCGCCGTCGTCGGCTCGTCCGGCAGCGGAAAGTCCACGATCTCGCTCCTCCTGCCGCGCTTCTACGACGTGTCGCGCGGGGCCGTCCTCGTCGGCGGGCACGACGTCCGCGAGCTCACCCTGGACTCGCTCCGGGCCGCCATCGGGCTCGTACCCGAGGACAGCTTCCTGTTCTCCGACACCGTCCGGGCCAACATCGCCTACGGCTGCCCCGACGCTACGGACGAGCAGATCGAGACCGCCGCCCGCGCCGCCCAGGCCGACCGCTTCATCTCCGAGCTGCCGGCCGGCTACGACACGACCGTCGGCGAGCACGGCCTGACGCTCTCCGGCGGCCAGCGCCAGCGCATCGCCCTCGCCCGCGCCATCCTCACCGACCCCCGGCTCCTCCTCCTCGACGACGCCACGTCCGCCGTCGACGCCCGGGTCGAGCACGAGATCCACGAGGCGCTGAAGTCCGTCATGGCCGGGCGTACGACGCTGCTCATTGCCCACCGCCGCTCCACCCTCAACCTCGCCGACCGCATCGCAGTCCTCGACGGCGGCCGCCTCGCCGACATCGGCACGCACGACGAGCTCCAGCAGCGCTCGGCGCTCTACCGGCGGCTGCTGACCGACCCCGACGAGCTCGGCGGCGTATCGCCCGGTCACACGCTCCTCAAGGCTCCGGAACCGGCCGAGGACCGGACCGTGCAGGCCGAACTGGACGCCGAGTTCGACGCCGAGCGCGGCATCACGCCCGACCTGTGGGTGCGCGACGAGAGCTCTCCCGACAAGGCCACCGACCACGCGCCCGGCATGCCGGCCACCCCCGAGCTCCTCGCCCAGGTCGACGCGCTGCCGCCCGCCGACGACGTTCCGGCCGTCGACGAGGCCCGCGCCGTCCAGCCGGAGGAGTCGTACGGCCTGCGCCGCCTGCTGCGCGGCTTCGGGCTGCCGCTGCTGTTCAGCCTGCTCCTCGTGGCCCTCGACGCCGGGATGGGGCTGCTGCTGCCGATCCTGATCCGGCACGGCATCGACGAAGGCGTCACCCAGCTCGCGCTCGGCGCGGTCTGGACGGCCGCCGGGCTCGCGCTGCTGTCCGTGGTCGTGCAGTGGGCGGCGCAGACCGGCGAGATACGGATGACGGGGCGGACCGGCGAGCGTGTTCTGTATGCGCTCCGCCTCAAGATCTTCGCCCAGCTCCAGCGGCTCGGTCTGGACTACTACGAGCGCGAGCTGACCGGCCGCATCATGACCCGCATGACGACCGATGTTGACGCTTTGTCGACATTCCTGCAGACCGGGCTCGTCACGGCCTTCGTCTCCCTCGTCACCTTCTTCGGCATCATGGCCGCGCTCGTCGTCATCGATGTGCAGCTGGCGCTGGTCGTCTTCGCGACGCTGCCGGTTCTGGTCATCGGCACGTACTTCTTCCGGAAGAAGAGCGTGGCGGCGTACGAGCTGGCACGCGACCGGGTCGGTCTCGTCAACGCCGACCTCCAGGAGTCCGTGTCCGGGCTGCGCATCGTCCAGGCGTTCCGGCGTGAGCGCACAGGCGCTGTGCGGTTCGCGGAGCGCAGTGCGAGCTACCGGCAGGCGCGGGTGCGCGGTCAGTGGCTGATCTCGGTGTACTTCCCGTTCGTGCAGCTGTTGTCGTCCGTCGCCGCCGCGGCGGTGCTGATCGTGGGCGCGGGGCGGGTGGACGCGGGCACGCTGACCACCGGTGCGCTGGTTGCCTACCTCCTCTACATCGACCTGTTCTTCGCGCCCGTACAGCAGCTCTCCCAGGTCTTCGACGGCTACCAGCAGGCCACCGTCTCGCTGCGGCGCATCCAGGAGCTCCTCCAGGAGCCGACGTCGACCGGCGACGCCGACAGGCCGAAGGCCGTCCCGTCGCTGCGCGGCGAAATCGCCTTCGAGGACGTGCATTTCACGTATGTGAAGGAAGGGGTCGGCGACGAGGAAGAGGCCCTCACCGGCATCGACCTGCGCATCCCCGCCGGCCAGTCCGTCGCCTTCGTCGGCGAGACCGGCGCGGGCAAGTCGACCCTGGTCAAGCTGGTCGCGCGGTTCTACGATCCGACGAAGGGCCGCATCACGGCCGACGGAGCCGACCTGCGCGACCTCGACATCACGGCGTACCGGCACCGCCTGGGCGTCGTACCGCAGGAGGCGTACCTCTTCGCCGGTACGGTCCGCGACGCGATCGCCTACGGGCGGCCCGAAGCGACCGACGCCGAGGTCGAGGCGGCGGCCCGGGCGGTCGGCGCGCACGACATGATCGCGACGCTGGACGGCGGCTACCTCCACGAAGTCGCCGAACGCGGCCGCAACCTCTCCGCGGGCCAGCGCCAGCTCATCGCCCTCGCCCGCGCCGAACTCGTCGACCCCGACGTCCTGCTCCTCGACGAGGCGACCGCCGCCCTGGACCTGGCTACGGAGGCGCAGGTCAACCAGGCCACGGACAGCCTCACCGGCCGCCGCACCACCTTGGTCGTCGCCCACCGCCTCACGACGGCGGCGCGCGCGGACCGGGTGGTGGTCATGGACCACGGTCGGGTCGTCGAGGACGGCACGCACGACGAACTGCTGGCGCTGGACGGGACGTACGCCCGGCTGTGGCGCACCTTCGTGGGCGAGGACGAGCCCGCGGCCGTCTGA
- a CDS encoding serine hydrolase, giving the protein MTHNRITRGTIAAVLAVGVLVPAAAAAPAAAATTPTVACTSGKAGLAAKLTTDITAALKGRKSTTAISLYDRTTKTTCTLRSTQKYDSASVVKVTVLAVLLWDAKKTNRYLTSTETRLATAMITKSDNSATSTLWRQLGMTKIKAFLQAAGMTQTVPGTGGYWGLTQITARDEQKLLALLTAKNTVLSDNSRSYTLGLMSKVISSQRWGTPAGAPATATIQVKNGWLPRATYGWRVHSIGAFTGGGHNYAITILTQDNETMDDGVNTIQAVSRAVHKALNPTARASTLYAPTEAPREVIPAVPQG; this is encoded by the coding sequence ATGACGCACAACCGAATAACCCGGGGCACGATCGCCGCAGTTCTGGCCGTGGGCGTACTCGTGCCCGCCGCCGCCGCAGCGCCCGCCGCTGCCGCCACCACGCCTACGGTGGCCTGCACATCAGGCAAGGCGGGGCTGGCGGCCAAGCTGACCACGGACATCACCGCGGCGCTCAAGGGACGGAAGTCCACGACGGCGATCTCGCTGTACGACCGCACCACCAAGACCACCTGCACCCTGCGTTCCACCCAGAAGTACGACTCCGCCAGCGTGGTCAAGGTGACCGTCCTCGCCGTGCTGCTGTGGGACGCCAAGAAGACCAACCGCTACCTGACGTCCACCGAGACCAGGCTCGCCACCGCCATGATCACCAAGTCGGACAACAGCGCCACCAGCACACTGTGGCGACAGCTCGGCATGACCAAGATCAAGGCGTTCCTGCAGGCCGCCGGGATGACACAGACCGTCCCCGGCACCGGCGGCTACTGGGGACTCACGCAGATCACCGCACGCGACGAGCAGAAGCTGCTTGCCCTGCTCACCGCGAAGAACACCGTCCTGAGCGACAATTCGCGGTCGTACACCCTCGGCCTGATGAGCAAGGTCATCTCCTCCCAGCGCTGGGGCACTCCCGCCGGCGCCCCGGCCACCGCCACCATCCAGGTCAAGAACGGCTGGCTGCCCCGTGCCACGTACGGCTGGCGGGTGCACTCCATCGGTGCGTTCACGGGCGGCGGCCACAACTACGCGATCACGATCCTCACGCAGGACAACGAGACCATGGACGACGGCGTGAACACCATCCAGGCCGTGTCCCGGGCGGTCCACAAGGCCCTCAACCCGACGGCCCGCGCCTCGACGCTCTACGCCCCGACGGAAGCACCGCGCGAGGTGATCCCGGCCGTGCCGCAGGGCTGA
- the speB gene encoding agmatinase: MSSSENQPRGPVDSSRIPRYAGPATFARLPRLDEVGTADVAVVGVPFDSGVSYRPGARFGGNAIREASRLLRPYNPAQDASPFALAQVADAGDISANPFNINEAVETIEAAADDLLGTGARMMTLGGDHTIALPLLRSVAKKHGPVALLHFDAHLDTWDTYFGAEYTHGTPFRRAVEEGILDTEALSHVGIRGPLYGKQDLTDDEKMGFGIVTSSDVYRRGADEVADQLRQRIGDRPLYISIDIDCLDPAHAPGTGTPEAGGMTSRELLEILRGLSSCNLVSADVVEVAPAYDHAEITSVAASHTAYELTTIMSRQIAAARTAGSSQ, translated from the coding sequence ATGAGCAGCAGCGAGAACCAGCCGCGCGGCCCCGTCGACTCCTCCCGCATCCCGCGGTACGCGGGCCCCGCGACGTTCGCGCGGCTGCCCCGCCTCGACGAGGTCGGCACCGCCGACGTCGCCGTCGTCGGTGTGCCCTTCGACTCCGGGGTCTCCTACCGCCCCGGCGCGCGCTTCGGCGGCAATGCGATCCGTGAGGCGTCGCGCCTCCTGCGCCCGTACAACCCGGCGCAGGACGCGTCGCCCTTCGCGCTCGCCCAGGTCGCGGACGCCGGTGACATCTCCGCCAACCCGTTCAACATCAACGAGGCCGTCGAGACGATCGAGGCCGCGGCCGACGACCTCCTCGGCACGGGCGCCCGCATGATGACGCTCGGCGGCGACCACACCATCGCGCTTCCCCTCCTGCGCTCCGTCGCGAAGAAGCACGGCCCGGTCGCCCTGCTGCACTTCGACGCGCACCTCGACACCTGGGACACGTACTTCGGCGCCGAGTACACCCACGGCACGCCGTTCCGCCGGGCCGTCGAAGAGGGCATCCTCGACACCGAGGCGCTCTCCCACGTGGGCATCCGCGGCCCGCTGTACGGCAAGCAGGACCTGACCGACGACGAGAAGATGGGCTTCGGCATCGTCACCTCCTCCGACGTCTACCGGCGCGGCGCCGACGAGGTCGCCGACCAGCTCCGCCAGCGCATCGGCGACCGCCCGCTGTACATCTCCATCGACATCGACTGCCTCGACCCGGCCCACGCGCCCGGCACGGGCACCCCGGAGGCGGGCGGCATGACCTCCCGCGAGCTCCTGGAGATCCTGCGGGGTCTGTCCTCCTGCAACCTCGTCTCGGCCGACGTCGTCGAGGTCGCCCCGGCGTACGACCACGCGGAGATCACCTCCGTCGCCGCCTCCCACACGGCGTACGAGCTGACCACGATCATGTCCCGGCAGATCGCGGCGGCGAGGACGGCGGGCTCGTCGCAGTGA
- a CDS encoding S28 family serine protease → MGRKALRWLLSIVVLIGTVGIGGAAPAGAVTTAAEPDIKERILAIPGMSLVEEKPYTGYRYFVLNYTQPVDHRDPSKGTFKQRITLLHKDTSRPTVFFTSGYNVSTTPRRSEPTAIIDGNQVSMEYRFFTPSRPSPADWSKLDIKQAASDQHRIFKALKKIYSKKWISTGGSKGGMTATYYERFYPRDMDGVVAYVAPNDVVNKEDAAYDRFFRNVGTKECRDALNAVQREALERRGPLSAKVKEWADANNASFDTVGSLDKAYESTVLDFVWAFWQYSRAADCADVPAADSSDQVIYDYVDAISGFSAYSDQSLATYTPYYYQAGTQLGAPQVKYPHLDGLMKYGPDFFQPRVYVPRDIPMKFSPSAMRDVDSWVRHNATRMQFVNGQNDPWSAEPFRLGKGARDSYVYTAPGANHGANVAGLAPAEKAKATAAILEWAGVAPAAVQADPAKAKRLTGFDAKLDKRDVQREQTLRP, encoded by the coding sequence ATGGGGCGCAAGGCGCTCAGATGGCTGCTGTCGATAGTGGTGCTCATAGGCACCGTGGGAATCGGCGGCGCCGCGCCGGCCGGGGCGGTCACCACCGCCGCAGAGCCGGACATCAAGGAACGCATACTCGCGATACCGGGCATGAGCCTGGTCGAGGAGAAGCCGTACACCGGCTATCGCTATTTCGTACTGAACTACACCCAGCCGGTCGACCACCGGGACCCGTCCAAGGGCACCTTCAAGCAGCGGATCACCTTGCTGCACAAGGACACCAGCCGCCCGACGGTCTTCTTCACCAGTGGCTACAACGTCTCGACGACCCCTCGGCGCAGTGAGCCGACGGCGATCATCGACGGCAACCAGGTGTCGATGGAGTACCGCTTCTTCACCCCGTCCCGGCCGTCGCCGGCCGACTGGTCGAAGCTCGACATCAAGCAGGCCGCGAGCGACCAGCACCGCATCTTCAAGGCCCTGAAGAAGATCTACTCCAAGAAGTGGATCTCCACCGGCGGCTCCAAGGGCGGCATGACCGCGACGTACTACGAGCGCTTCTACCCGCGCGACATGGACGGCGTCGTCGCGTACGTCGCGCCCAACGACGTGGTGAACAAGGAGGACGCGGCGTACGACCGCTTCTTCCGCAACGTCGGCACCAAGGAGTGCCGCGACGCCCTGAACGCCGTACAGCGCGAGGCACTTGAGCGGCGTGGCCCGCTGAGCGCCAAGGTCAAGGAGTGGGCGGACGCCAACAACGCCTCCTTCGACACCGTCGGCAGCCTGGACAAGGCGTACGAGTCCACGGTTCTCGACTTCGTGTGGGCCTTCTGGCAGTACAGCCGGGCGGCGGACTGCGCGGACGTACCCGCCGCGGACTCCTCGGACCAGGTGATCTACGACTACGTCGACGCGATCTCCGGCTTCTCCGCCTACAGCGACCAGAGCCTGGCGACGTACACGCCGTACTACTACCAGGCGGGCACCCAGCTGGGCGCACCGCAGGTCAAGTACCCGCACCTCGACGGCCTCATGAAGTACGGCCCGGACTTCTTCCAGCCGCGCGTCTACGTGCCGCGCGACATCCCGATGAAGTTCAGCCCGAGCGCGATGCGGGACGTGGACAGCTGGGTGCGGCACAACGCCACACGGATGCAGTTCGTGAACGGGCAGAACGACCCGTGGAGCGCCGAGCCGTTCCGCCTCGGCAAGGGCGCGCGCGACTCCTACGTCTACACCGCGCCCGGCGCCAACCACGGCGCCAATGTCGCGGGCCTCGCCCCCGCCGAGAAGGCGAAGGCGACCGCGGCGATCCTCGAATGGGCGGGCGTGGCCCCGGCCGCCGTCCAGGCGGACCCGGCGAAGGCCAAGAGGCTGACCGGTTTCGACGCGAAGCTCGACAAGCGTGA
- a CDS encoding thiamine pyrophosphate-binding protein has translation MTHDHDLVLRPTAAQTEAALNPPAGRNGGDLVVETLAGLGATTVFGLPGQHALGMFDALRRSSLSYVGLRVENNAGFAADAYGRITGEAAPLLLSTGPGALMSLAALQEAAAASAPVLAISSQVPSAGIGGGRHGYLHELRDQKASFRDIVKSVHTVRTASQIPSAIAEAWESALTAPHGPVWIEIPQDVLLAETTLPRVTAMDATPHELAPRPELTAVAAHLLSTAARPAVIAGGGVVRSDASGKLLALAETLNAPVVTTFGGKGAFPWEHPLSLQSWLEDRHTTDFLEDADVLLVVGSGLGELSSNYYTFKPRGRVIQIDADLGKLESNHPALGIHADARLALSALLETVEPREDATAAERAAEVREKVRARIDAQELTLERQVLASVREALPDTSPSFWDMTILAYWAWSAFDPRHPNTMHSAQGAGGLGYGFPAAIGAAAADPTTPVLAVSGDGGAMYSIAELATARQHNLPVTWLIVDDGGYGILREYMTDAFDEATGTELARPDFVALAESFGVPAMRTTPESLSEDLAKALSAPGPSVVVLPALLRMFAPTHL, from the coding sequence GTGACCCACGACCACGACCTGGTGCTGCGCCCCACCGCCGCACAGACCGAGGCCGCGCTGAACCCTCCCGCCGGGCGCAACGGCGGCGACCTGGTCGTCGAGACCCTGGCCGGACTCGGCGCGACCACCGTCTTCGGCCTCCCCGGCCAGCACGCGCTCGGCATGTTCGACGCGCTGCGCCGCTCCTCGCTGTCGTACGTCGGCCTGCGCGTCGAGAACAACGCGGGCTTCGCCGCCGACGCGTACGGCCGCATCACCGGCGAGGCGGCCCCGCTGCTCCTCTCCACGGGCCCGGGCGCCCTGATGTCGCTCGCCGCGCTCCAGGAGGCCGCGGCGGCATCGGCGCCCGTCCTCGCGATCAGCAGCCAGGTCCCGTCGGCCGGGATCGGCGGCGGCCGGCACGGCTACCTGCACGAACTCCGCGACCAGAAGGCGTCGTTCCGCGACATCGTGAAGTCGGTCCACACGGTCCGTACGGCTTCGCAGATCCCGTCGGCGATCGCGGAGGCCTGGGAATCGGCCCTCACAGCCCCGCACGGCCCGGTGTGGATCGAGATCCCCCAGGACGTACTCCTCGCGGAGACGACTCTCCCCCGCGTCACGGCGATGGACGCGACCCCGCACGAGCTGGCGCCGCGCCCCGAACTGACCGCGGTGGCAGCCCACTTGCTGTCGACGGCCGCCCGCCCCGCAGTCATCGCGGGCGGTGGTGTCGTACGCTCCGACGCCTCCGGAAAGCTGCTCGCACTCGCCGAGACGCTGAACGCACCGGTCGTCACCACCTTCGGCGGCAAGGGCGCGTTCCCTTGGGAACACCCGCTCTCGCTCCAGTCGTGGCTGGAGGACCGCCACACTACGGACTTCCTCGAAGACGCGGACGTCCTCCTGGTCGTCGGCTCGGGCCTGGGCGAACTCTCCTCGAACTACTACACGTTCAAGCCGCGCGGCCGCGTGATCCAGATCGACGCGGACCTCGGCAAGCTGGAGTCCAACCACCCGGCTCTCGGCATCCACGCCGACGCTCGCCTGGCGCTGTCGGCGCTGCTGGAGACGGTGGAACCCCGCGAGGACGCGACGGCCGCGGAGCGCGCGGCCGAGGTGCGGGAGAAGGTCCGGGCCCGTATCGACGCCCAGGAGCTGACCCTGGAGCGCCAGGTGCTGGCGTCCGTCCGCGAGGCGCTGCCTGACACGTCCCCCAGCTTCTGGGACATGACGATCCTCGCGTACTGGGCGTGGTCCGCCTTCGACCCCCGCCACCCCAACACCATGCATTCGGCGCAGGGCGCGGGCGGCCTCGGCTACGGCTTCCCGGCGGCGATCGGCGCTGCGGCGGCCGACCCGACGACGCCGGTGCTCGCGGTGTCGGGCGACGGCGGCGCGATGTACTCCATCGCGGAACTGGCCACCGCCCGCCAGCACAACCTTCCGGTCACCTGGCTGATCGTGGACGACGGCGGCTACGGCATCCTCCGCGAGTACATGACCGACGCCTTCGACGAGGCCACGGGCACGGAACTCGCCCGCCCCGACTTCGTCGCCCTGGCCGAATCCTTCGGCGTACCGGCGATGCGTACGACGCCGGAGTCGCTGAGCGAGGACCTGGCGAAGGCACTGTCGGCCCCGGGTCCGTCGGTGGTCGTACTCCCGGCCCTGCTGCGGATGTTCGCCCCGACGCACCTCTGA
- a CDS encoding LppU/SCO3897 family protein, translating into MSAPPPPYQNHPPQQPYGYPQPQPGPQQPPRGPQRQGQQTHPVQALFAVLIVLAIFGGGAWYVYDYNTNPNGGKAKEQAAVDAQNEKNKKHEPKAGDCVKVQDPKGDPLPTIVDCGSPEAEYKTGDTLYGAAMECGAKFDYGIQYSNHPGGDYTLCFTKV; encoded by the coding sequence ATGTCCGCACCGCCGCCGCCCTACCAGAATCACCCTCCGCAGCAGCCGTACGGCTATCCGCAGCCGCAGCCCGGGCCGCAGCAGCCGCCGCGAGGGCCGCAGAGGCAGGGGCAGCAGACGCACCCAGTGCAGGCGCTGTTCGCCGTCCTCATTGTCCTGGCGATCTTCGGCGGTGGGGCCTGGTACGTGTACGACTACAACACCAATCCCAACGGCGGCAAGGCCAAGGAGCAAGCCGCCGTGGACGCGCAGAACGAGAAGAACAAGAAGCACGAGCCGAAGGCCGGCGACTGCGTCAAGGTCCAGGACCCCAAGGGCGATCCGCTGCCGACGATCGTCGACTGCGGCTCCCCCGAGGCGGAGTACAAGACGGGCGACACGCTGTACGGCGCCGCCATGGAATGCGGGGCGAAGTTCGACTACGGCATTCAGTACTCGAACCACCCGGGCGGCGACTACACGCTGTGCTTCACCAAGGTCTGA
- a CDS encoding histone deacetylase: MDGHVWYTAYGSNMHMDRLSFYIAGGRPPGASRTYPGCRDQRAPERSVPVELDGALYFATESPVWTGGRAFYDPGAKGRVFGRAYLVTVEQFADIAAQEMYREPGGGLDLTEALSRGRATLGSGRYETLIHPGVLDGLPMLTFTAPWSIGEVEWNRPSADYVRYLSAGLLQAGAWDATTIASYVAACPGAAGHWSAREIADLISY, translated from the coding sequence ATGGACGGCCATGTCTGGTACACGGCATACGGCTCCAACATGCATATGGACCGCCTGTCGTTCTACATCGCGGGCGGTCGTCCGCCGGGAGCCTCCAGGACCTACCCAGGGTGCCGGGATCAACGTGCCCCGGAAAGATCTGTCCCGGTCGAGCTGGACGGCGCACTGTACTTCGCCACGGAGTCTCCGGTGTGGACCGGTGGGAGGGCCTTCTACGATCCCGGGGCGAAGGGGCGGGTATTCGGCCGGGCGTATCTGGTCACGGTTGAGCAGTTCGCGGACATCGCGGCCCAGGAGATGTACCGGGAGCCGGGCGGCGGCCTCGACCTGACCGAGGCGCTGAGCCGCGGCAGGGCGACGCTGGGAAGCGGTCGCTACGAAACGCTCATTCACCCGGGCGTGCTGGACGGCTTACCGATGCTCACCTTCACGGCTCCGTGGAGCATCGGCGAAGTCGAGTGGAACAGGCCGTCCGCCGACTACGTGCGGTACCTGTCCGCAGGGCTGCTTCAGGCGGGTGCGTGGGACGCGACCACCATCGCGTCCTATGTCGCAGCTTGCCCGGGAGCCGCCGGGCACTGGAGCGCGCGCGAGATCGCGGATCTCATCTCGTACTGA